Proteins encoded together in one Vulcanisaeta thermophila window:
- a CDS encoding zinc-binding dehydrogenase, translating into MAQPLSDLEKSVEEILNIQRRLIWTCDDGTHNCRRALVLGSGSTGTLLSLLLRTYGFEVYIANRRDPLENESVITEEAGVTFINYTRDSLDRLKRVGFDLVVDTTGTSASLIRDAVEMLRPNGVLGLFGFPSSGESVIPHDVWQRFIHKSNVIVGLANGQKPHFQMALSHLAQWKSIWPRATRRLITKTIDINNEGEVMKALHEKVKGEIKVVIKW; encoded by the coding sequence CTGGCACAGCCACTCTCGGACCTGGAGAAATCCGTCGAGGAGATACTCAACATACAGAGGAGGCTCATCTGGACCTGTGACGATGGAACCCACAACTGCCGCAGAGCCCTGGTACTCGGTAGTGGGTCCACGGGCACATTACTATCACTCCTACTTAGAACCTACGGATTCGAGGTCTACATAGCCAATAGGAGGGATCCCCTGGAGAATGAGAGCGTAATTACTGAGGAGGCGGGCGTTACATTCATTAACTACACCAGGGACAGCCTGGATAGGTTAAAGAGGGTGGGGTTTGACCTGGTCGTTGACACCACGGGCACATCAGCCTCATTAATCAGGGATGCCGTGGAAATGCTGAGACCTAACGGTGTACTGGGCCTCTTTGGGTTTCCATCAAGCGGTGAGTCCGTGATACCACATGACGTGTGGCAGAGGTTTATCCATAAATCAAACGTGATAGTGGGCCTAGCCAACGGGCAAAAACCCCACTTCCAAATGGCCCTCTCACACCTAGCACAGTGGAAGTCCATATGGCCCAGGGCAACGAGGAGGCTAATAACGAAGACCATAGACATAAATAACGAGGGGGAGGTCATGAAGGCACTACATGAGAAGGTGAAGGGTGAGATAAAGGTTGTCATAAAGTGGTAA
- a CDS encoding molybdopterin-binding protein, with amino-acid sequence MRLVRVEDAVGLVLGYDTTYVSRDGATVLLPRGHVITQEDVERLKDSGVYFVWVQGDEESSELMYEWEVAEAVARSLAGGNIEVKPARQGSALLVSRVPGVLRVNVDALVRFNMNGNVLLITKHNHTAVGSGEVVGVVDVIPLSMHRKDVEGLLGFGTIIDVVPFRLRRVGVVITGTEIYQGRKRDLYMPVIRSKAERYGWDIVYSRVVPDDEDEIISAIRDAVGRGAEVVIITGGMSVDPTDKTPLAIRKLGAQVLFYGLPIKPTTMSMAALWNGVVLFGVSAGGIYYSEHNAIDIVLTRIMAGMIPSREEVAALGHGGLLTELQHHMKG; translated from the coding sequence GTGAGGCTTGTCAGGGTTGAGGATGCAGTGGGCCTGGTTCTGGGTTACGACACCACGTACGTGAGTAGGGATGGGGCCACAGTACTCCTTCCCAGGGGTCACGTGATAACCCAGGAGGATGTGGAGAGACTTAAGGACTCGGGGGTTTACTTCGTGTGGGTTCAGGGTGATGAGGAGTCCAGTGAGTTGATGTACGAGTGGGAGGTTGCGGAGGCAGTGGCTAGGTCATTGGCTGGGGGTAATATTGAGGTTAAGCCCGCTAGGCAGGGCTCGGCACTCCTGGTCTCCAGGGTCCCCGGGGTTTTGAGGGTTAACGTGGATGCCCTGGTCAGGTTCAACATGAATGGGAACGTACTCCTCATAACCAAGCATAACCACACAGCGGTGGGTTCTGGCGAGGTTGTTGGTGTTGTTGATGTGATACCCCTTAGCATGCACCGTAAGGACGTGGAGGGATTGCTTGGCTTTGGGACCATTATTGACGTGGTCCCCTTCAGGCTTAGGAGGGTTGGTGTTGTGATAACGGGCACGGAGATATACCAGGGTAGGAAGAGGGATTTGTACATGCCCGTGATTAGGAGCAAGGCTGAGAGGTATGGTTGGGATATTGTGTATAGCAGGGTGGTTCCTGATGATGAGGATGAAATCATAAGCGCCATAAGGGATGCGGTGGGTAGGGGTGCCGAGGTTGTGATAATCACGGGGGGCATGTCCGTGGACCCCACGGACAAAACCCCACTGGCCATTAGGAAGTTGGGGGCACAGGTACTCTTCTACGGATTACCCATCAAACCCACTACAATGAGTATGGCAGCCCTATGGAACGGCGTGGTACTCTTCGGAGTCTCAGCAGGTGGTATTTACTACAGTGAGCACAATGCGATTGACATAGTGCTCACAAGGATAATGGCGGGCATGATACCAAGCAGGGAGGAGGTGGCTGCACTGGGCCACGGTGGGTTACTCACGGAGCTGCAACATCACATGAAGGGGTGA
- a CDS encoding NAD(P)-dependent oxidoreductase codes for MRVGFIGLGIMGSAMAMRIHMAGFPLIVYNRTRSKTEPFAKQGIPVADSPREVAEKSDVVIDMVTDAPDVEQVLFGPNGVVYGAHPGLIVIDMSTNSPEYARSFAERLAKYGVEFLDAPVTGGDKGAREGTLTIMVGGKYEVFQRVKPVLEAMGKTIVYAGDVGSGQMLKLLNQIVVGINMLAVAEAMALARKAGIDMEKLYTVLSTGAANSFTVQYYMPKMMKGDYEPGFRAAHLRKDLKYVVEVANKLNVPLPGTALTLQLYNALVARGLGEKGTQALLKLYYELMGHNEQ; via the coding sequence CTGAGGGTTGGTTTCATAGGGCTTGGCATAATGGGTAGTGCCATGGCCATGAGGATACACATGGCCGGTTTCCCATTAATAGTTTACAATAGAACACGAAGCAAGACAGAACCCTTCGCAAAACAGGGAATACCAGTGGCGGACTCACCCAGGGAGGTGGCGGAGAAGTCGGACGTGGTCATAGACATGGTGACCGACGCACCAGACGTGGAGCAAGTGCTCTTCGGACCCAATGGTGTTGTTTATGGTGCACACCCTGGGTTGATAGTGATTGACATGAGCACTAACTCGCCGGAGTACGCGAGAAGCTTTGCGGAGAGGCTTGCTAAGTACGGTGTGGAGTTCCTGGACGCACCCGTGACTGGCGGTGATAAGGGTGCCAGGGAGGGCACACTCACCATAATGGTGGGTGGGAAGTACGAGGTATTCCAGAGGGTAAAGCCAGTACTCGAGGCCATGGGGAAGACAATAGTGTACGCTGGGGATGTGGGCAGTGGGCAAATGCTCAAGCTACTAAACCAAATAGTGGTGGGCATAAACATGCTGGCCGTTGCCGAGGCCATGGCATTGGCAAGGAAGGCCGGCATAGACATGGAAAAACTATACACCGTACTATCCACGGGAGCCGCAAACTCCTTCACAGTGCAGTACTACATGCCCAAGATGATGAAGGGGGACTACGAACCAGGATTCAGGGCGGCACACCTGAGGAAGGACCTTAAGTACGTGGTGGAGGTTGCCAATAAACTAAACGTACCACTACCAGGGACAGCCCTAACACTACAACTATACAACGCACTGGTGGCCAGGGGGCTTGGCGAAAAGGGGACTCAGGCATTACTAAAGCTTTACTACGAATTAATGGGGCATAATGAGCAGTAG
- a CDS encoding YbjQ family protein, whose protein sequence is MAINEGSIIITTTPYIPGYRVVKVLGIAIGITVRTRGLGGRFLAQLRSLVGGEITEFVEMAEQARRQAIERMINHARELGANAIISFRLDSNELSDFMDEIIAYGTAVLIEPESQSQVVQD, encoded by the coding sequence ATGGCGATTAATGAGGGATCAATAATAATCACCACAACCCCATACATACCAGGCTACAGAGTGGTCAAGGTTCTGGGCATAGCGATTGGCATTACCGTGAGGACCAGGGGGCTTGGTGGTAGATTCCTGGCGCAACTACGCTCCCTGGTGGGTGGTGAGATCACGGAGTTCGTGGAGATGGCTGAGCAGGCCAGGAGGCAGGCGATTGAGAGGATGATAAACCACGCCAGGGAGTTGGGCGCCAATGCAATAATCAGTTTCAGACTCGACTCTAATGAGTTGAGTGATTTCATGGATGAGATAATAGCATATGGCACGGCTGTGCTCATAGAGCCCGAGTCCCAAAGCCAGGTTGTTCAGGATTGA
- a CDS encoding DUF72 domain-containing protein has product MEVFVGTSGWLYDWNPESSFDWYVAHSGLNAVELNASFYRFPFRNQVLSWARKGGGLRWAVKVNRYVTHIKRLKPEAFNTWVRFHELFKPLDPHIDFYLFQLPPSMARSEESLARVRDFAVRTGLGPRFAVEFRHESWFNKETLSMLRDLGITVVSVDEPGLTWVASTNGIVYLRLHGRNEWYAHNYTREELRELVNEVLRLRPSRVYVFFNNNHWMLDNARLMLRMLRGEE; this is encoded by the coding sequence GTGGAGGTTTTTGTGGGTACGAGTGGTTGGTTGTATGATTGGAATCCGGAATCCTCCTTTGATTGGTACGTGGCCCATTCTGGGCTTAATGCTGTGGAGTTAAACGCATCCTTCTACAGATTCCCATTCCGCAACCAGGTCCTCTCATGGGCTAGGAAGGGTGGTGGGTTGAGGTGGGCTGTTAAGGTTAATAGGTACGTAACCCACATTAAGAGGCTTAAGCCCGAGGCCTTCAACACCTGGGTTAGATTCCACGAGCTCTTCAAGCCCCTGGACCCACACATAGACTTCTACCTATTCCAATTACCGCCCAGCATGGCCAGGAGTGAGGAGTCCCTGGCCAGGGTGAGGGATTTCGCGGTTAGGACGGGCCTTGGACCCAGGTTTGCCGTGGAGTTTAGGCATGAGTCCTGGTTCAATAAGGAGACCCTGAGCATGCTTAGGGACCTTGGTATCACCGTGGTTTCGGTGGATGAGCCAGGCCTTACGTGGGTGGCCTCGACCAATGGTATTGTCTACCTAAGGCTCCATGGCAGGAATGAGTGGTATGCGCATAACTATACTAGGGAGGAGCTCAGGGAGTTGGTTAATGAGGTCCTGAGGCTAAGGCCCAGTAGGGTCTATGTATTTTTCAATAACAACCACTGGATGCTTGATAACGCGAGGTTAATGCTTAGGATGCTCCGTGGCGAGGAGTAG
- a CDS encoding prenyltransferase codes for MTTRGLRPWLLSTSPTTLTSAFSSVTLGTALAWYLNGVFNPLVYLVTVLGVMIAQAGVNLVHDYVDYKTGVDILYRKSGFSHRPHPIIDLGLNPVSVRRVGYALLITALALGIYLTLMVGWAVIALALAGLLIGVGYSEWPLRFHYRGFGEVLAGLAMGPLVTWGSYIVQTGIFTNWAPLLVGVPNGAFTFLILIGSGALEVDACRAVGKLTVVLLVGIERVKYVVYATIALIYTAIVLSVILHFLPYTSLVSLLLIPSTIRLAGPLLSGDESVVRQRWRELRKLWAGPFSIRLLLLIILIASMVISRLLHVP; via the coding sequence ATGACAACCAGAGGGTTAAGGCCCTGGTTACTATCCACAAGCCCCACAACCCTAACCAGCGCCTTCTCATCAGTCACCCTGGGAACAGCACTGGCCTGGTACCTAAACGGCGTGTTTAACCCACTGGTTTACCTGGTCACCGTGCTTGGGGTCATGATTGCCCAGGCAGGGGTTAACCTGGTCCATGACTACGTGGATTACAAAACAGGCGTTGACATACTATACAGGAAGAGCGGCTTCTCCCACAGGCCACACCCAATAATAGACCTTGGACTAAACCCAGTGAGTGTTAGGAGGGTTGGTTATGCACTACTCATCACCGCACTGGCACTTGGCATTTACTTAACGCTCATGGTTGGGTGGGCTGTGATAGCCCTGGCGCTGGCGGGCCTATTAATCGGCGTTGGCTATAGCGAGTGGCCCCTAAGGTTCCATTACAGGGGCTTTGGCGAGGTCCTGGCTGGGTTGGCAATGGGCCCCCTGGTAACGTGGGGCTCCTACATAGTCCAGACGGGCATATTCACGAACTGGGCGCCACTACTCGTGGGCGTACCCAATGGTGCATTCACATTCCTAATACTCATAGGCTCAGGAGCCCTTGAGGTGGATGCGTGCAGGGCCGTGGGTAAGCTCACCGTGGTCCTCCTGGTGGGTATTGAGAGGGTTAAGTACGTGGTTTACGCCACAATAGCCCTGATATACACGGCAATTGTGCTCTCGGTAATACTTCACTTCCTCCCATACACATCCCTAGTCTCACTCCTCCTAATACCCAGCACCATAAGGCTCGCCGGTCCCCTACTTAGTGGTGATGAGTCAGTGGTTAGGCAGAGATGGCGTGAGCTCAGGAAGTTGTGGGCCGGCCCCTTCAGCATAAGGTTGTTATTGTTAATAATACTGATAGCGTCCATGGTAATAAGCAGACTCCTTCACGTACCATGA
- a CDS encoding UbiD family decarboxylase: MFRDIREFMGELRSRGWLVDVDEELSVDLEIPALLRELGYRRGPAVIIRRVREGTLPILGNLFGSWERVSLALGGQDPEALASRVTELINIRLPEGIIEGLKALGELKRLAQYFPKVVSKGAVREVEWRDIDLTRLPAIRQWVHEPGRFLTFGITFIKHGDYRNFGYYRLQVIGKDRLIMHWQPWRRSAMYAEWEGKPRVAIVFGPDPVTMLMGGVPIPHPLDKLLVTGFIRGEGVELVRGVTVDVDYPANAELVIEGELTGEYALEGPFGDHVGTYSIGKYYPVVRVTAIYSREDPVIPVTVTGKPVLEDGNIIRFGESVVKPLLRLLLPEVVDIHIPPEGVSYVTIVSIRKRYPGHARRVMTALWGLVPVIGKITIVVDHDVNVRDWGQVMYAVAAHVNPARDVVVIDNYPVEELDPSTPIPNLGSKMGIDATRKLPEEYNGKEYPMDSVTTGDVEERIRALLGRILGRLNA; the protein is encoded by the coding sequence GTGTTTAGGGACATTAGGGAGTTCATGGGGGAGTTAAGGAGTAGGGGTTGGCTTGTGGATGTTGATGAGGAATTGAGCGTGGACCTGGAAATACCGGCACTACTGAGGGAGTTGGGGTATAGGAGGGGGCCAGCGGTCATCATAAGGAGGGTTAGGGAGGGAACACTACCAATACTTGGGAACCTCTTCGGGAGCTGGGAAAGGGTATCACTGGCCCTTGGTGGTCAGGACCCTGAGGCCCTGGCCTCCAGGGTCACTGAACTAATCAATATAAGGCTCCCCGAGGGCATTATTGAGGGATTGAAAGCATTAGGGGAACTCAAGCGCCTGGCCCAGTACTTCCCCAAGGTTGTTAGTAAGGGCGCTGTTAGGGAGGTAGAGTGGCGCGACATTGACCTAACCAGGTTACCAGCCATTAGGCAGTGGGTTCACGAGCCAGGTAGGTTCCTAACCTTCGGAATAACCTTCATAAAACACGGCGATTACAGGAACTTCGGGTACTACAGGCTTCAGGTAATAGGCAAGGACAGACTAATCATGCACTGGCAACCATGGCGCAGGAGCGCCATGTACGCGGAGTGGGAGGGGAAGCCCAGGGTAGCCATTGTCTTCGGCCCAGACCCAGTAACCATGCTCATGGGCGGCGTACCCATACCACACCCACTGGATAAGTTACTGGTCACGGGCTTCATTAGGGGTGAGGGTGTGGAGTTGGTCAGGGGTGTCACGGTGGATGTGGACTACCCAGCCAATGCGGAGCTCGTGATCGAGGGCGAATTAACCGGTGAGTACGCGCTCGAGGGTCCCTTTGGGGATCACGTGGGCACATACTCAATAGGCAAGTACTACCCCGTGGTCAGGGTCACGGCGATTTACTCCAGGGAGGACCCCGTGATACCCGTGACGGTCACAGGGAAGCCCGTCCTTGAGGATGGTAACATAATCAGGTTTGGTGAGTCCGTGGTGAAGCCACTACTTAGGCTCCTTCTCCCTGAGGTTGTTGACATTCACATACCGCCTGAGGGTGTTAGTTACGTAACCATAGTATCCATAAGGAAGAGGTACCCAGGACACGCCAGGAGGGTCATGACTGCACTGTGGGGTTTGGTTCCTGTGATTGGTAAGATAACCATAGTGGTGGATCATGACGTGAACGTGAGGGATTGGGGGCAGGTGATGTACGCGGTGGCTGCCCACGTTAACCCAGCCAGGGACGTGGTTGTGATTGATAACTACCCCGTGGAGGAGCTGGACCCATCAACGCCAATACCGAACCTAGGCAGTAAAATGGGTATTGACGCAACGAGGAAGTTACCCGAGGAGTATAATGGTAAGGAGTACCCCATGGATTCGGTAACCACTGGGGATGTGGAGGAAAGAATCAGGGCGCTCCTGGGCAGGATCCTGGGCAGGTTAAATGCGTGA
- a CDS encoding MFS transporter — protein MLEESLRRRAILSSYLGWVLDGYDALLITPIMPLLGDLFFPGPYSFLGGLSTLVATLIGRPLGSVAMGYVGDKLGRRIGLLITVLGYSLAALAMAVMPTYNEVGIIAPLSLLTLRFIQGIFLGGEWGPGTAMIMEWSKWRSEWASAFVQSGYPIGVVMATLVYTGFTSFINQPAFSKVWWRVYIATGIVAAVIAFLIRSRLMESPLWRKPRGNPLTLLFKLRGRSLGMGIMFTGGLLTIYYSTYLIYSELLAYIGKPWLIPSVMLAATVAAVAAVLLAGPLSFVINYKWVVVITLALSLAFAPYALMINPSFTSLVALAFIENFAMGLVPHALVSKFEPEYRASGLGIAYNWGLLIGGWAPMLVGLIRPMNLGMLVMMVVGVLLAVAGILLLATEHPKH, from the coding sequence ATGCTCGAGGAATCGCTTAGACGCAGGGCCATATTATCATCTTACCTGGGCTGGGTGTTGGATGGCTACGACGCACTACTCATCACCCCAATAATGCCACTACTGGGTGATTTATTCTTCCCAGGCCCGTACTCATTCCTTGGTGGATTATCCACGTTGGTGGCAACCCTCATTGGTAGGCCACTGGGCTCGGTGGCCATGGGCTACGTGGGCGATAAGCTAGGTAGAAGAATTGGACTCTTAATCACAGTACTTGGTTACAGCCTAGCCGCCCTGGCCATGGCGGTGATGCCCACATACAATGAAGTGGGAATAATAGCCCCACTGTCATTGTTAACCCTGAGGTTTATCCAGGGAATATTCCTAGGTGGAGAGTGGGGACCTGGCACTGCAATGATAATGGAGTGGAGCAAATGGAGGAGTGAGTGGGCATCGGCTTTTGTACAAAGCGGTTACCCAATCGGCGTTGTAATGGCCACCCTAGTGTACACAGGCTTCACGAGTTTCATAAACCAACCAGCATTTAGCAAGGTCTGGTGGAGGGTTTACATAGCCACTGGCATTGTGGCCGCCGTAATAGCCTTCCTCATTAGGAGTAGGCTCATGGAATCACCACTATGGAGGAAGCCCAGGGGTAACCCACTAACCCTACTCTTCAAGCTTAGAGGGAGAAGCCTAGGCATGGGCATAATGTTCACAGGGGGATTACTAACCATTTACTACTCCACATACCTCATATACTCAGAGCTCCTGGCATACATTGGGAAGCCCTGGTTAATACCAAGCGTCATGTTGGCAGCCACAGTAGCCGCAGTGGCCGCAGTCCTCCTAGCAGGCCCACTGTCCTTCGTAATTAATTATAAATGGGTTGTGGTGATCACCCTGGCATTATCCCTCGCATTCGCACCATACGCACTAATGATTAATCCATCATTCACAAGCCTCGTGGCCCTGGCATTCATTGAGAACTTCGCAATGGGGCTCGTACCCCACGCACTAGTGAGTAAGTTCGAGCCTGAGTATAGGGCCAGTGGGCTTGGTATAGCCTATAACTGGGGCCTGCTCATTGGTGGTTGGGCCCCAATGCTCGTTGGTCTCATTAGGCCCATGAACCTGGGGATGCTGGTTATGATGGTGGTGGGCGTCCTCCTCGCTGTAGCTGGTATTCTACTCCTCGCCACGGAGCATCCTAAGCATTAA
- a CDS encoding DUF309 domain-containing protein, which yields MTRYLIVIESEDYVTKRRTEIMNSLRAMGMRVLNARVTTGHVEVDLITDDIDGELKKLSKAGMRVMDLVDLDVERHVENPLEAYVELMGQERFWEAHEVLEGVWRRNRSEFMRGLILLAAALAKLQEGGHTGYKRLIRDAVELIVRNCTPEALNPNHTNT from the coding sequence ATGACCAGGTACCTAATTGTGATTGAGAGCGAGGATTACGTGACCAAACGCAGGACTGAGATAATGAACTCGCTGAGGGCAATGGGAATGAGGGTTTTAAATGCCAGGGTGACCACCGGGCACGTTGAGGTGGACCTAATCACGGATGACATAGACGGGGAATTGAAGAAGCTAAGCAAAGCAGGCATGAGGGTCATGGACCTGGTAGACCTCGATGTGGAGAGGCACGTGGAGAATCCCCTAGAAGCCTACGTGGAACTAATGGGCCAGGAAAGATTTTGGGAAGCCCATGAGGTTTTGGAGGGGGTTTGGAGGAGGAATAGGAGCGAGTTCATGAGGGGATTAATACTACTGGCAGCGGCACTCGCTAAACTCCAGGAGGGTGGTCACACGGGCTATAAGAGGCTCATTAGGGACGCCGTGGAATTAATAGTGAGGAACTGCACACCAGAAGCACTAAATCCAAACCACACCAACACCTAA